A DNA window from Mastomys coucha isolate ucsf_1 unplaced genomic scaffold, UCSF_Mcou_1 pScaffold21, whole genome shotgun sequence contains the following coding sequences:
- the Lipt2 gene encoding putative lipoyltransferase 2, mitochondrial, with the protein MSLPVVRLVWLGRVHYSELLALQEHWLRRLQADPRPGTPSGTKAGVLLVCEPAGPVYTGGLRGGLTPEETTRLRALGAEVHATGRGGLATFHGPGQLLCHPVLDLRLLGLRLRTHVAALEACAVRLCELRGLRGARARPPPYTGVWLGERKICAIGVRCGRHITSHGLALNCSTDLTWFEHIVPCGLIGTGVTSLSEALQRLVTVDEVMPSFLVAFEEIFKCSLMSEDSPS; encoded by the exons ATGTCGCTGCCCGTGGTCCGGCTGGTTTGGCTCGGCCGGGTGCACTACTCCGAGCTGCTGGCGCTGCAGGAGCATTGGCTTCGGCGGCTACAGGCCGACCCTCGCCCCGGGACCCCGTCGGGCACCAAGGCGGGCGTGCTCTTGGTGTGCGAGCCTGCGGGGCCCGTGTACACGGGCGGGTTACGCGGCGGCCTGACCCCCGAGGAAACTACGCGGCTGAGGGCCTTGGGCGCCGAGGTGCACGCCACCGGCCGCGGCGGCCTGGCCACTTTCCACGGCCCGGGCCAGCTGCTCTGCCACCCGGTGCTTGACCTGCGGCTCCTAGGCCTGCGCCTGCGCACCCACGTGGCGGCGCTGGAGGCGTGCGCCGTGCGTCTGTGCGAGCTTCGGGGCCTGCGGGGCGCCCGCGCGCGGCCGCCGCCCTACACAGGCGTCTGGCTGGGCGAGCGCAAGATCTGTGCGATCG GAGTCCGCTGTGGAAGACACATCACATCCCATGGCTTGGCTCTGAATTGTTCTACCGACCTCACGTGGTTTGAGCACATTGTGCCTTGTGGACTgattggaactggagtcacttcCCTGAGTGAGGCACTTCAGAGACTTGTCACTGTGGATGAAGTAATGCCATCTTTCCTTGTGGCCTTTGAGGAGATTTTCAAGTGCTCATTAATGTCTGAGGACAGCCCCAGCTGA